The Kroppenstedtia pulmonis genome has a segment encoding these proteins:
- a CDS encoding GyrI-like domain-containing protein produces the protein MTLRLYIVNSIRTNNFTDEQMMQKMKDMWTEASQTQNTNIIYGVYHEYESDYKGDYSLSVATEDSSDMPFIDISDTANYQIYCVDTVDEQGVIKTWKKIWGLEEEGKINRAYTYDYEKYYPNGDIEIYIAIK, from the coding sequence ATGACTTTGAGGTTATACATCGTGAATAGTATTAGGACGAATAATTTTACGGATGAACAAATGATGCAAAAAATGAAAGATATGTGGACGGAAGCATCACAGACTCAAAATACGAATATTATATACGGTGTTTATCATGAATATGAGAGTGACTATAAAGGAGATTATTCATTAAGTGTAGCTACTGAGGACAGCAGTGATATGCCTTTTATCGACATATCCGATACTGCAAATTATCAAATTTATTGTGTGGATACAGTTGATGAACAAGGGGTTATAAAAACGTGGAAGAAGATTTGGGGTTTAGAAGAAGAAGGCAAAATAAATCGTGCCTACACCTATGATTATGAAAAATATTATCCAAATGGAGATATTGAAATTTATATAGCCATAAAATGA